A segment of the Brevibacterium zhoupengii genome:
CCACGTTGAGATCGCCCCGAGCGATCGCCTCGGTGACCAGTCCTGCGCTCACCTTCGTTTGGCCCTGCCCGCCGAGGTGGGTCGAGAGTTCGGGTGCGATGAGCCCGGCGCGACCCATCTCCTGGGTCAGCTCGGCTCCGATCTGCCCGACGGCCTCCCGGTCACGCGCCTCGGAGATGAGGCGATCCTCGAACGTCGCTGCCGTGTCGAGCAGTCCCTGTGTCTCTGGGGTGATTGCGAAGTCCACTGTGATCCTCTGTTCTGGTGGGCTGGTTCAGTACGCGTTGTCGAAGCTGCTGAAATCCGGATCGCGCTTCTCGGCGAAGGCGGCCGCGCCCTCATGCGATTCCGGTGAGTGCGCGTAGAGGTCGAGCGCGCTCATGGCCAGGTTGGTGAACCCGGTCTGCATCTCGCTGTCGGCATTGAACGACTGCTTGAGGAAGCGCAGCGCTGTGGGTGCCTTGAGTCCCAGCGCTCGGGCCCGTTCCTTGGCCCGTGGCATGAGTTCCTCGGCCTCGACGACTTCATTGGCCAATCCCCAGCTCTCGGCCTTCTGGGCGTCGATGAGCTCGCAGAAGTACCACATCTCGCGAGCCCGCTTCTCGCCGACGACCCGGGCAAGGAAGGCCGTCCCGTATCCGGCGTCGAAGGATCCGACCTTCGGCCCGGCCTGCCCGAAGCGAGCATGCGTGGCCGCGATCGTGATGTCGCAGAGGGTGTTGAGGACGTTGCCTCCACCGATGGCGACACCGTTGACGGCGGCGATGATGGGCTTCGGCACCGATCGCATGGTCTTGTGCAGTTCGGAGATGCGGAACATGCCATATCGGCTGGGACCGTAGTCTCCGGTCTTCGCCTTCTGCTTGACGTCGCCACCGGCGCAGAACGCCTTCTGTCCCGAACCGGTGAGGATGATCGAGCGGACGCGATTGTCACCCCAGGCCAGAGTCAGTGCCTCGATGAGTTCGTCGACGGTCTGCGAGCGGAAGGAA
Coding sequences within it:
- a CDS encoding enoyl-CoA hydratase-related protein, translated to MPDTHESATAAQEFDDILYEVEESFAVITIDRPGSFNSFRSQTVDELIEALTLAWGDNRVRSIILTGSGQKAFCAGGDVKQKAKTGDYGPSRYGMFRISELHKTMRSVPKPIIAAVNGVAIGGGNVLNTLCDITIAATHARFGQAGPKVGSFDAGYGTAFLARVVGEKRAREMWYFCELIDAQKAESWGLANEVVEAEELMPRAKERARALGLKAPTALRFLKQSFNADSEMQTGFTNLAMSALDLYAHSPESHEGAAAFAEKRDPDFSSFDNAY